The Tubulanus polymorphus chromosome 1, tnTubPoly1.2, whole genome shotgun sequence genome contains a region encoding:
- the LOC141907492 gene encoding cytoplasmic dynein 2 light intermediate chain 1-like encodes MSSKGDTLWEIAISKSKTNAVKDSSSAEESLSKKANNRSSDEASVLVTGSKNSGKTSIILRFLDRDEAPKPTTSLEYTFGRRAKGHNMAKDVGHIWELGGGIWLSRLIDIPINANTIKSISLVLVLDLSLPNELWITLEKLLQSAKSRINEILSETKGMNIKDELKRRALERVGEDHPDRDLMDLFPIPLVIIGSKYDLFQNFDPEKRKVICKTLRFIAHSKGATLQFCSSKQESLLNKSRTLITHLVFGTAASKTLQVDHNKPLMIPAGADSLQQIGSPPLPEGDLGRLNARSPLDLWKHAFTSSFPQEESSNPANVEDPAKDPQYAEIAVDNMRAQKNEELERYRKMCERRARETAQIGYSDGF; translated from the exons ATGTCATCGAAAGG TGATACCTTGTGGGAAATTGCAATTTCAAAGAGTAAAACAAATGCAG tGAAAGATTCAAGTTCAGCTGAAGAATCGCTATCGAAAAAGGCAAACAACAGATCATCTGATGAAGCCTCGGTCCTTGTCACTGGTAGTAAAAACTCA GGAAAAACTTCAATCATTTTGCGATTCCTAGATCG AGATGAAGCTCCCAAACCAACTACATCGTTAGAGTATACATTTGGAAGAAGAGCAAAGGGACACAACATG gCTAAAGATGTTGGCCATATTTGGGAATTAGGGGGAGGTATTTGGCTATCCAGACTCATTGACATCCCTATCAATGCAAATACAATCAA gAGCATATCTCTGGTGTTAGTGCTGGATCTTTCATTGCCGAATGAGTTGTGGATAACGCTGGAAAAATTGCTACAAAGCGCTAAATCTCGTATAAATGAGATTTTATCAGAAACGAAAGGAATGAATATCAAAGATGAGCTGAAACGACGGGCACTAGAACGAGTTGGTGAAGATCATCCT GATAGAGATTTGATGGATTTGTTTCCAATTCCTTTGGTCATCATCGGCAGTAAATATGATTTATTCCAG AATTTTGACCCTGAAAAGAGGAAGGTGATCTGTAAAACATTGCGATTCATAGCCCATTCTAAAGGTGCTACATTACAG ttttgtaGCTCAAAACAGGAATCCCTCTTAAATAAATCAAGGACTTTAATCACTCATTTAGTGTTCGGTACAGCAGCCAG TAAAACTTTACAAGTGGACCACAACAAGCCTCTGATGATACCAGCTGGAGCTGACTCTTTACAACAAATAG GTAGTCCACCACTCCCTGAAGGTGACTTGGGAAGGCTGAATGCTCGAAGTCCTCTTGATCTATGGAAACATGCTTTTACTTCGTCATTCCCACAAGAG GAGTCGAGTAATCCAGCAAATGTGGAAGATCCTGCTAAAGACCCTCAATATGCTGAAATTGCTGTTGACAATATGAGAGCGCAGAAAAACGAG gAACTTGAACGCTATAGAAAAATGTGTGAAAGGAGAGCAAGAGAAACAGCACAGATTGGATACTCAGATGGGTTCTGA